From a single Silene latifolia isolate original U9 population chromosome 6, ASM4854445v1, whole genome shotgun sequence genomic region:
- the LOC141587635 gene encoding putative F-box/LRR-repeat/kelch-repeat protein At1g11620 produces MKNRMKPKTLSNLQQKSSNIHQHLPESKYLPPELCTQIFVNLPAKTLLRFRCVCKSWSSIIDDPDFVNMHFKTSQITSRNNNNLLVDLEGLIRNTGYMLTVCEAETLRKTDLIFSKSTSYTYQIIGSCNGLFLVERFCRPYYRKELRLWNPCIRKSLPLPVSPFGSLVGTKYLFGFASHSQDYKVVAMTFDDIEAGLTGKTYVAVYTLSDQKWTVRNDQFDITFPNNISIIKPFDSLSTAVFCRGSAYWLGYFDKPRNYFHKPRNTLTHLGSFDFDKEKTTFLELPFTWDENGSLRFLFLLGGSLAVFSISKLSSRIWMLEQDNEKEPWTLWFLGESSWDGYQVFFSFLSPNQKVIYCESDGGYFICGNKVYNIASRQVRVLNRSMSSNVRLDMYSESLVLSKGNGTQDLRSFP; encoded by the coding sequence ATGAAGAACAGGATGAAACCGAAAACTTTATCAAATTTGCAGCAGAAATCATCAAACATTCACCAACATTTACCCGAATCCAAGTACTTACCGCCCGAACTTTGTACTCAAATTTTCGTAAATTTGCCTGCCAAAACCCTATTAAGATTCAGGTGCGTATGCAAATCTTGGTCCTCTATTATTGATGATCCCGATTTTGTGAACATGCACTTTAAAACCTCCCAAATCACTTCTcggaataataataatttattggTAGATCTCGAGGGTTTGATACGTAATACTGGGTATATGTTGACAGTTTGCGAGGCTGAAACTCTTCGAAAAACAGATCTTATTTTTAGCAAATCTACTTCTTATACGTACCAAATTATAGGTAGCTGTAATGGGTTGTTTTTAGTGGAACGATTTTGTCGTCCTTATTACCGTAAAGAATTAAGATTGTGGAACCCTTGTATCCGCAAATCATTGCCTCTTCCGGTGAGCCCATTTGGCAGCTTAGTCGGTACTAAGTATTTGTTTGGTTTCGCCTCTCATAGTCAGGATTATAAAGTGGTTGCCATGACATTTGACGATATTGAGGCTGGACTGACTGGAAAGACATATGTTGCGGTTTATACACTCAGTGATCAAAAATGGACTGTCAGAAATGATCAATTCGATATCACTTTTCCTAACAATATCTCTATTATTAAGCCATTTGACTCGTTATCCACGGCTGTTTTCTGTCGAGGCTCGGCGTACTGGCTTGGTTATTTTGATAAACCAAGAAATTATTTTCATAAACCAAGAAATACATTAACTCATCTTGGCTCCTTTGACTTTGATAAGGAAAAAACAACCTTTTTGGAACTGCCGTTTACTTGGGACGAAAATGGGTCTTTGAGGTTTCTGTTTCTTCTGGGGGGGTCGCTAGCTGTTTTTAGTATTTCTAAGTTAAGTTCGAGAATATGGATGCTAGAACAGGACAACGAAAAGGAGCCATGGACTCTATGGTTTTTGGGGGAATCTAGTTGGGATGGCTATCAAGTATTCTTCTCCTTTCTTTCGCCTAATCAGAAGGTTATCTATTGTGAGAGTGATGGTGGCTATTTTATATGCGGGAATAAGGTTTATAATATAGCTAGTCGCCAAGTGCGGGTCTTGAATAGATCTATGAGCTCCAACGTAAGACTGGACATGTATTCGGAGAGCTTGGTGTTGTCCAAAGGCAATGGAACCCAGGATTTGAGATCGTTCCCATGA